In Solanum lycopersicum chromosome 5, SLM_r2.1, the following are encoded in one genomic region:
- the LOC138348762 gene encoding uncharacterized protein, which yields MVKKSRFAVKKVGEKSHNQFDAMEEEKEEQTGDMDKQQNVQSSKEWVEETIGKDTRSSKENESGVADKGEKGKTTNNGNDMTTPDNRNYRQKGVTNMNVERVQTEVDTENQRLEISQVESMHIRSTRIKKATVHNTLSERNHNDLRELSNLFEETEAQSQHSQNSEEDEDMEVSIQHICMAGDLSPRHTDNLKNRAKKNDFLEH from the coding sequence ATGGtaaaaaaatcaagatttgCGGTGAAAAAAGTGGGAGAGAAATCACACAATCAGTTTGATGCaatggaagaagaaaaagaagagcaaACTGGAGACATGGACAAACAGCAAAATGTTCAATCATCAAAGGAATGGGTAGAGGAAACCATTGGAAAAGACACAAGAAGCAGCAAGGAAAATGAATCAGGGGTTGCTGACAAGGGTGAGAAAGGAAAAACCACTAATAATGGGAACGATATGACTACACCAGACAATAGAAATTATAGGCAAAAAGGCGTTACAAACATGAATGTCGAGAGGGTACAAACTGAAGTAGATACTGAAAATCAACGTCTTGAAATATCACAAGTAGAAAGTATGCACATCCGTTCAACACGTATAAAAAAGGCGACTGTTCACAACACTTTATCAGAAAGAAATCATAATGATTTGAGGGAACTATCCAACTTGTTCGAGGAAACAGAAGCTCAGAGCCAACACTCACAAAATTCTGAAGAAGATGAGGACATGGAAGTTAGTATACAACACATATGCATGGCGGGGGACTTATCTCCCCGACATACTGACAACCTGAAGAATAGAGcgaaaaagaatgattttttggAACATTAG
- the LOC138348763 gene encoding uncharacterized protein, with protein MVIVLRGTDNCFGCGKSGHKVRDCPNVRGQDKGSGKAQASGSSDAPKKNRFYALRSKGEQETSPDVVTGMLKVFSIDAYALLDPGATLSFVTLLVAKFDILLDILYEPFIVSTPVGELVMAKRVYKNCPIMLSKRVSNVDLVDIDMYDFDIILGMDWLHACSACIHCRTRVVRLSIPHSKSSIFSSEIPPIESVAVVSEFSEVFPNDLPSIPPELDIDFGIDFLPDINPISIPPYRMDPVELKELKAQLKDLLDKGFIRPSISPWGAPVLFLKKKD; from the exons atggtgattgtcTTAAGGGGGACGGAtaattgctttggttgtggtaaaagtgggcATAAGGTTAGGGATTGCCCAAATGTGAGGGGCCAAGACAAAGGTAGTGGtaaagctcaagcaagtggttctagtgatgctccaaagaagaaccgcttctatgctctccgctctaagggtgagcaagagacttctcctgatgtggtgaccggtatgttaaaagtcttctctattgatgcttatgccttacttgatcctgGTGccactttatcatttgttacactTCTTGTagctaaatttgatattttgctCGACATTTTGTATGAACCTTTCatagtgtctactccggtgggtgagttggTTATGGCAAAAAGAGTGTACAAaaattgtccaataatgttGTCCAAAAGAGTTTCTAATGTTGATCTAGTAGATattgatatgtatgattttgatattatattgggcatggattggttgcacGCATGTTCTGCTTGCATTCattgtaggacaagagtggtgag GTTGTCTATACCACATAGTAAGAGTTCAATATTTAGTtctgaaattcctcccattgagtcggtagccgtagtgagtgagttttcggaggtctttcctaatgaccttcctaGTATTCCTCCCGAATTGGATATTGACTTTGGTATTGATTTTCTACCGGATATAAATCCTATTTCAATTCCACCTTATCGGATGGATCCGGTCgaattgaaggagttgaaggcccaactcaaggatttactagataagggttttataaggcctagtatttctccgtggggtgctccggtgttatttttaaagaagaaggattga